The Candidatus Krumholzibacteriia bacterium genome includes the window TGATGGTGACCGCGCGGCCCGCCGCGGCCGATTCGACCGACATGGTGATGGACACCCGCCCCCGCGCCAGGCGCGCGCGCACCAGATCCTTGATGTCCTGTTCGCGGTTCTGCAGCACCCGGGGGAGTTTGAAGGCGAGGTCGAGGAAGCGGTGGTTGACCGAGCGGATCTCCACGGACACCGTGGAGCCGCCCGAGGTTGCCTCGCCGGTTCCGAAACCCGTCATGCTGATCAGCATTGTCTTTTCCTCGATTGAATTGAAAACACGCGACGAGTCCCTATACTATGGACCGCGCCACGGGGTGTCAATTTGAACATGGGCGACAACGGGCGCTTCGATAACAGCTTATGAATGCGTCTCTCCTTGCACGATTCGCCCGGGAAGCCCGGGAGCAGATGATCGGGTGCTACCTCGGCATGCCGCTGTGGTATCCGCCCGTGCTCGCCATCTCCTATGCGCAAGACCGCTACCTGGTGGCGGTGCTGGAAACCCCGGGGCCGTTCTGTTTTCTGGGGCGCCGCTCGCCGTTTGAGGGCGCGCGCGCACCCGAGCGGATGGACCGCCTGGCCGGCGCCGAGATTCAGGAGGTCTCCTGCCCGGACGGCAACCGCGTGCTGCAAATTGACGTGGTCACGCGCGGGCGCGAACACCTCACCCTGTCGCTGGTGCTGTTCGGGTCGGCGGGGGCCGCATTTGTGTCGCGCGACGGGGTTGCCGCGGAAATCGTGGGCCGCGGTTCCACGCGCTATGACGACGTGCCCGCCAGTGTCACCCCCGCCGAGCCCATCAACCCGCCCTTCCGCATGCTTATCACAGGGCGGCCCGGCTCGGCCGCGCCGTTTGCGGGCTCCCGGCCACCACGCGACACGGAGAACGCCGTTGTGCTGGGGCCGTTTTCGTCGGCACTGGATGCGTGCGAGGTGCTGGGGCAGCGCGTGCTGGACGGCGCGCACGAGACCATCATCCGCCGCGTCACGCGCCCCGCGCGCCGCAAGGTGGAGTCGCTGCGGCGGCTGGCGATGAACCTGGAGTCCGACATCGAGACCGCCCACACGCACGGCGAAGAACGCCGCGTTGCCGAAACACTCGCCGCGTACCAGACGCGCATTCCCGCCGGCGCGACGCACGTCGATCTTCCCGACCTTTACGACGCCGAGAAAATCCACGCCATCGAGCTCGACCCGCCCGATCCCATCCACGTGCAGATTGAGAAGCGCTTCCGGCGCGTGTCGAAACTGGAGAAGAGTCTCGCGCACTCCACCAAGCGTCTGGCGCTGGTGCAAAAAGAGAGCGAGGAACTCGAGGCGTCCCTGCGCCTTCTCGAACAGGCGCGCACCTTCACCGAGGCGCTCAAGCTGGTGGAGGCCATTCGCGCCAAGTTCGGGATCAAGCTCGACGACAAGGCGCCGCCCATCGGCGCCACCAAAAAGAAGAAGGATCAGGAGAAGACCTACCGCCAGTTCGACCTGGACGCCAACTGGTTCGCCATGGTGGGACGCTCCAACCACGAGAACGACGAGATCACCTTTAAGGTGGCCGCACCCATGGACCTCTGGTTCCACGCGCACAACGTGGCCGGCTCGCATGTGATCCTCAAGTCGCGCGGCGGCAAGGGCAACCCGCCCTCGGCGATCATCCAGGCCACCGCGTCCATCGCCGCGCACTACTCCAAGGCGCGCCACAGCGGCCTCGTCCCCGTCATCTACACCCAGCGCAAG containing:
- a CDS encoding YicC family protein, producing MLISMTGFGTGEATSGGSTVSVEIRSVNHRFLDLAFKLPRVLQNREQDIKDLVRARLARGRVSITMSVESAAAGRAVTI
- a CDS encoding NFACT RNA binding domain-containing protein, producing MIGCYLGMPLWYPPVLAISYAQDRYLVAVLETPGPFCFLGRRSPFEGARAPERMDRLAGAEIQEVSCPDGNRVLQIDVVTRGREHLTLSLVLFGSAGAAFVSRDGVAAEIVGRGSTRYDDVPASVTPAEPINPPFRMLITGRPGSAAPFAGSRPPRDTENAVVLGPFSSALDACEVLGQRVLDGAHETIIRRVTRPARRKVESLRRLAMNLESDIETAHTHGEERRVAETLAAYQTRIPAGATHVDLPDLYDAEKIHAIELDPPDPIHVQIEKRFRRVSKLEKSLAHSTKRLALVQKESEELEASLRLLEQARTFTEALKLVEAIRAKFGIKLDDKAPPIGATKKKKDQEKTYRQFDLDANWFAMVGRSNHENDEITFKVAAPMDLWFHAHNVAGSHVILKSRGGKGNPPSAIIQATASIAAHYSKARHSGLVPVIYTQRKYVRKFRGANPGQVTCEREKMLMVPPKLPEGEEE